In Synechocystis sp. PCC 6714, the following are encoded in one genomic region:
- a CDS encoding type II toxin-antitoxin system PemK/MazF family toxin has protein sequence MPSLDEIITPNDPDFKQTGLKSESVIRVSRLAVVSKSILLGKVGEISPDRLEKVTKNLSTWIFAD, from the coding sequence ATACCTAGTCTGGATGAAATTATTACTCCCAATGATCCTGATTTTAAACAAACAGGTTTAAAGTCAGAAAGTGTTATCAGAGTTTCTCGCTTAGCTGTGGTCTCAAAAAGTATATTACTTGGCAAAGTAGGCGAAATTTCCCCCGACAGATTGGAGAAAGTTACAAAGAATCTATCCACTTGGATTTTCGCTGATTAA
- the frr gene encoding ribosome recycling factor, whose amino-acid sequence MKLAELKDHMQKSVEATQRSFNTIRTGRANASLLDRITVEYYGAETPLKSLATIGTPDASTIVIQPFDMGSIGTIEKAISLSDLGLTPNNDGKVIRLNIPPLTAERRKELVKVAGKLAEEGKVAIRNIRREAVDEVRKQEKNSEISEDEARDLQEEIQKLTDQSTKRIDELLAAKEKDITTV is encoded by the coding sequence GTGAAGTTAGCTGAACTCAAAGACCACATGCAAAAAAGTGTTGAAGCGACCCAGAGATCCTTCAATACCATCCGCACCGGCCGGGCCAACGCCTCCCTGCTGGACCGGATTACCGTGGAATATTACGGCGCAGAAACTCCCCTAAAATCCTTGGCTACCATTGGCACCCCCGACGCCAGCACCATTGTTATCCAACCCTTTGACATGGGTAGCATTGGTACCATCGAAAAGGCCATTTCCCTTTCCGATCTTGGTTTGACCCCCAACAATGATGGCAAAGTAATTCGTTTGAATATTCCCCCTCTAACGGCGGAGCGGCGTAAAGAATTGGTTAAAGTGGCCGGTAAGTTGGCCGAAGAAGGCAAGGTGGCCATCCGCAATATCCGTCGGGAAGCGGTGGATGAAGTGAGAAAACAAGAAAAAAATTCGGAAATTTCCGAGGATGAAGCCAGGGATCTGCAAGAAGAAATCCAAAAATTAACCGATCAATCCACTAAGCGCATCGATGAATTATTGGCGGCTAAGGAGAAGGACATTACGACGGTTTAG
- the truB gene encoding tRNA pseudouridine(55) synthase TruB — protein MFGFLNFHKPLQLTSHDCVAKVRRLLREKRVGHGGTLDPLAEGVLPMAVGQATRLLPYLPREKQYQAIIRFGIRTDSDDLAGQILENNIVQDLTLTDIERVLPTFLGNIEQIPPQYSAIQINGKRLYELARAGITQDVPSRIVEISNLQVLDWRSGDQPELDLQVTCGEGTYIRALARDLGDRLGVGATLAGLVRQQSGGLNLANSVTLGGLEELVAEGRNIPLLSPQQALNHLPTVQLDTELAKRWFHGQRLPLPDLPIGPVLITTELPPVKCLGVAIVTPEDHGTVLRPKVVFNGD, from the coding sequence ATGTTTGGTTTCCTCAATTTCCATAAACCTTTGCAACTTACTTCCCATGACTGTGTGGCTAAAGTGCGCCGTCTATTGAGGGAAAAACGGGTGGGTCATGGAGGTACCTTAGATCCTTTAGCTGAAGGAGTATTGCCCATGGCGGTGGGACAAGCTACCCGGTTATTGCCCTATTTGCCGAGGGAAAAGCAATATCAGGCCATTATTCGTTTTGGAATACGCACTGACAGTGACGATTTAGCTGGGCAGATATTAGAAAATAACATTGTCCAAGATTTGACCCTAACCGATATAGAACGAGTTTTACCAACTTTTCTGGGTAACATTGAGCAGATACCGCCCCAATACAGTGCGATTCAGATTAATGGAAAACGATTGTACGAATTAGCCCGGGCTGGCATTACCCAAGATGTGCCCAGTCGCATAGTAGAAATCAGTAATTTGCAAGTACTCGATTGGCGATCGGGAGATCAGCCAGAATTGGATTTACAAGTTACCTGTGGAGAAGGCACCTATATCCGTGCTTTAGCTAGAGATCTCGGCGATCGCCTAGGGGTGGGGGCCACGTTGGCAGGTTTAGTGCGGCAACAAAGTGGCGGCCTGAATTTAGCTAATAGTGTGACCCTAGGGGGGCTGGAAGAATTAGTTGCTGAAGGGAGAAATATTCCGCTGCTATCTCCTCAACAGGCACTAAATCATTTACCCACAGTTCAATTGGATACTGAATTGGCAAAAAGGTGGTTCCATGGCCAAAGACTACCGCTACCGGATTTGCCCATTGGACCAGTGCTGATCACTACGGAGTTACCCCCAGTAAAATGCTTAGGCGTTGCCATTGTTACCCCAGAAGACCATGGCACCGTATTGCGTCCTAAAGTTGTCTTCAATGGTGATTGA
- the clpB gene encoding ATP-dependent chaperone ClpB, which yields MQPTDPTKFTEQAWDAIVKSQEVARRYKNTNLEVEHILLALLEQDKGLAARIFQRAGVDGEGLRQQLEIFTNRQPKQAYVEQLYLGRSLDVMLDRADAARSSWEDKFISVEHLLMGFAEDDRMGRKTLRTFNLDPQDLELAIKAIRGSQKVTEPNQEEKYEALDKYGRDLTEQARQGKLDPVIGRDEEIRRVIQVLSRRSKNNPVLIGEPGVGKTAIAEGLAQRIINGDVPESLKNRQLISLDMGSLIAGAKYRGEFEERLRSVMKEVTNSDGQIILFIDEVHTVVGAGGREGSGSMDAGNLLKPMLARGELRCIGATTLDEYRKNIEKDPALERRFQQVYVKQPSVEDTISILRGLKEKYEVHHGVKITDSALVAAATLSHRYIQDRFLPDKAIDLVDEAAARLKMEITSKPVELEDIDRRLMQLQMEKLSLEGEEKRPGLGADKSSKERLEKIQQEITELEGQQQELSGQWLSEKQMLEEINILKEKEQELRLQVEKAERATDWEKAAKIKYGELEVLQHDIEEKESKLLEIQGSGNTLLREQVTESDIAEIVAGWTGIPMNRLMETERQKLLQLEGHLHQRVIGQTEAVAAVSAAIRRARAGMKDPSRPIGSFLFMGPTGVGKTELARALAGFLFDSEEAMVRIDMSEYMEKHAVSRLIGAPPGYVGYEEGGQLSEAVRRRPYSVVLLDEVEKAHLDVFNILLQVLDDGRITDSQGRVVDFRNTIIVMTSNIGSDHILNLSADDADYDKMQKQVMQSLRKHFRPEFLNRIDDLIIFHTLKRDELRRIVVLQIKRIEKLLDEQKITLSLSDSALDHIVSAGYDPTYGARPLKRAIQRQLENPIATKILENVFVAGDKILIDCLDNQLSFDKEKEPEPPSEGPGENLTTMEHQQEIKC from the coding sequence ATGCAACCTACTGATCCAACCAAATTTACTGAACAAGCCTGGGACGCCATTGTTAAATCCCAAGAAGTGGCCCGTCGTTATAAGAACACAAATTTGGAAGTGGAACATATTCTGCTGGCGTTGTTGGAGCAGGATAAGGGCTTAGCCGCAAGGATTTTCCAGCGCGCCGGGGTGGATGGCGAGGGTCTGAGGCAACAGTTGGAAATTTTCACCAATCGACAACCCAAACAGGCTTATGTAGAACAGCTTTACCTTGGACGTAGCTTAGATGTGATGCTAGACCGGGCCGATGCCGCCCGCAGTAGTTGGGAAGATAAATTCATTTCTGTTGAACATCTATTGATGGGTTTTGCAGAGGATGACCGGATGGGTCGTAAAACCTTACGTACATTTAACCTTGACCCCCAGGATTTGGAACTGGCCATCAAAGCGATCCGGGGTTCCCAAAAGGTGACGGAGCCCAACCAGGAAGAAAAATATGAAGCGTTGGACAAATACGGGCGAGATTTAACAGAACAGGCTCGCCAAGGTAAATTAGATCCTGTTATTGGTCGGGATGAGGAAATCCGGCGAGTAATTCAAGTCCTGTCCCGGCGTTCCAAAAATAATCCCGTGTTAATTGGAGAACCGGGGGTGGGCAAAACGGCGATCGCCGAAGGGCTGGCCCAAAGGATTATCAATGGCGACGTACCAGAATCATTAAAAAATCGGCAGTTAATTTCCCTGGATATGGGTAGTTTAATTGCCGGGGCGAAATATCGGGGGGAATTTGAAGAAAGACTGCGGTCAGTGATGAAGGAAGTGACCAATTCCGACGGCCAAATCATTCTTTTCATCGATGAAGTCCATACCGTAGTGGGGGCTGGCGGTCGCGAAGGTTCCGGTTCCATGGATGCAGGCAATTTGCTCAAACCCATGTTGGCCCGGGGTGAACTGCGCTGTATTGGCGCCACTACGTTGGATGAATACCGCAAAAATATTGAGAAAGATCCTGCTTTAGAAAGAAGATTTCAACAGGTTTATGTTAAACAACCCAGTGTTGAAGATACCATTTCCATTTTGCGGGGATTAAAAGAAAAATATGAAGTACACCATGGCGTAAAAATTACCGATTCTGCCCTGGTGGCGGCGGCTACCCTTTCCCATCGTTATATTCAAGACAGATTTTTGCCTGATAAAGCCATTGATTTAGTCGATGAAGCGGCCGCTCGCTTAAAAATGGAAATTACTTCTAAGCCTGTGGAATTGGAGGATATTGATCGCCGGCTAATGCAACTACAAATGGAAAAATTGTCCCTGGAAGGGGAAGAAAAACGTCCCGGTTTAGGGGCCGACAAATCATCCAAAGAAAGACTAGAAAAAATTCAACAGGAAATTACTGAATTAGAGGGTCAGCAGCAAGAATTATCAGGACAATGGCTTTCCGAAAAGCAAATGTTAGAGGAAATTAATATCCTCAAGGAAAAGGAGCAGGAACTAAGGCTACAGGTGGAAAAAGCCGAGCGGGCCACCGATTGGGAAAAGGCGGCCAAAATTAAATATGGAGAATTGGAAGTCCTCCAACATGACATCGAAGAAAAGGAAAGTAAGTTGCTGGAAATCCAAGGATCCGGCAATACCCTTTTGCGGGAACAGGTAACAGAGTCGGACATTGCCGAAATTGTCGCCGGTTGGACGGGCATCCCCATGAATCGTCTGATGGAAACGGAACGGCAAAAGCTATTGCAATTGGAAGGACATTTACACCAACGGGTGATTGGACAAACGGAAGCGGTGGCGGCGGTATCTGCGGCCATTCGCCGGGCCAGGGCAGGCATGAAAGATCCCAGTCGTCCCATCGGTTCTTTTCTGTTTATGGGGCCCACCGGAGTAGGCAAAACGGAATTAGCCAGGGCCTTGGCCGGATTTTTGTTTGACAGCGAAGAAGCCATGGTGCGCATTGACATGTCCGAATATATGGAAAAACATGCCGTTTCCCGTTTGATTGGTGCTCCTCCTGGTTATGTGGGGTACGAAGAAGGGGGGCAATTGTCGGAAGCTGTGCGCCGTCGCCCCTATTCTGTGGTGCTTTTAGATGAAGTAGAAAAAGCCCATTTAGATGTGTTCAATATTCTTTTGCAAGTGTTGGATGACGGCCGCATCACCGATTCCCAAGGGCGGGTAGTGGATTTCCGCAACACCATTATTGTGATGACTAGTAATATTGGCAGTGACCATATTCTCAATCTTTCCGCCGACGATGCCGATTACGACAAGATGCAGAAACAGGTGATGCAATCTTTGCGGAAACATTTCCGTCCAGAATTTCTGAACCGCATCGATGATTTAATCATTTTCCATACGTTAAAACGGGATGAACTACGTCGCATTGTCGTCCTACAAATTAAACGCATTGAGAAGTTATTGGATGAACAAAAAATTACTTTGTCCCTATCAGATTCAGCGTTGGATCACATCGTCAGTGCTGGCTACGATCCCACCTACGGGGCAAGACCGTTAAAACGAGCCATTCAGCGACAGCTGGAAAATCCCATTGCCACCAAAATTTTAGAGAATGTATTTGTGGCCGGGGATAAAATTCTGATTGATTGTCTAGATAATCAATTGAGCTTCGACAAAGAAAAAGAGCCAGAACCACCATCAGAGGGGCCAGGAGAAAACCTTACGACAATGGAACATCAACAAGAGATCAAATGTTAA
- the pyrH gene encoding UMP kinase, with the protein MSYQRVLLKLSGEALMGDLGYGIDPAVVGTIAQEIKDVLQAGVQLAIVVGGGNIFRGVKASAAGMDRATADYIGMIATVMNAMTLQDALEQMGIPTRVLTAIAMQEVAEPYIRRRAIRHLEKGRVVIFGAGSGNPFFTTDTTAALRAAEIDAEVVFKATKVDGVYDSDPKTNPNARRFTTLTYSHVLAEDLKVMDSTAIALCKDNNIPIMIFDLGVPGNIVRAIKGEAVGTLVGENCEVS; encoded by the coding sequence ATGAGTTACCAGCGAGTTTTGTTGAAATTGAGCGGGGAAGCCCTCATGGGAGACCTGGGCTATGGCATTGATCCCGCTGTGGTGGGGACGATCGCCCAAGAAATTAAGGATGTTCTCCAGGCTGGGGTACAGTTGGCCATTGTGGTGGGAGGAGGCAATATTTTCCGGGGAGTGAAAGCCTCCGCCGCCGGTATGGACCGGGCCACCGCTGACTACATCGGTATGATCGCCACGGTGATGAACGCCATGACTCTCCAGGACGCCCTCGAACAGATGGGCATTCCCACCAGGGTGCTAACGGCGATCGCCATGCAGGAAGTGGCGGAACCCTATATTCGCCGCCGGGCCATCCGTCATTTGGAAAAGGGTCGAGTGGTAATCTTTGGGGCCGGTTCCGGTAATCCTTTTTTCACAACAGATACCACCGCCGCTCTCCGGGCAGCTGAAATTGATGCCGAAGTAGTTTTTAAAGCTACTAAAGTGGATGGGGTCTACGACTCTGACCCCAAAACCAATCCCAACGCCCGTCGCTTTACCACTCTGACCTACAGCCACGTGTTGGCCGAAGATCTCAAAGTCATGGACAGCACGGCGATCGCCTTATGCAAAGATAATAATATTCCCATTATGATCTTCGACCTGGGGGTTCCCGGCAACATTGTACGGGCCATCAAAGGCGAAGCAGTCGGTACGTTAGTTGGAGAAAATTGTGAAGTTAGCTGA
- a CDS encoding branched-chain amino acid ABC transporter permease, with translation MNFGYLIFLITSAATYGIFALGLNLQWGFAGLINFGHVAFMTLGAYATTLLSLRGWPIPLAVLVGMGLAMALGLLIGTSTLRLREDYLAIVTIGVSELIRLIANNEEWLTQGTFGVQSFPWPMDFNPTLLSRIVFVLWLTILAIYAEGILIKNLLRQWKEGKKIQDKSYQPRKPLALLIWGGIASILILIAYIPGVISLYNYSGKAGLMLLALTLLAITYAALEFWVHSPWGRILKAIREDEEIPRALGKNVFWYKLQAFMAGGAIAGLAGALFAWQLTSIYPNNFDTLLTFNAWIIVVLGGAGSNAGTLLGTIIFWAYDSLTRFYLPQIAFLDQSQTGALRVMIIGLILMVLMVWRPQGILGKKEELTLGR, from the coding sequence ATGAATTTTGGCTATCTGATTTTTTTGATCACTTCCGCCGCCACCTACGGCATTTTTGCCCTGGGCTTGAATTTGCAATGGGGCTTTGCTGGACTGATTAATTTTGGCCATGTGGCCTTTATGACCCTGGGAGCCTACGCCACCACTTTACTCAGTTTACGGGGTTGGCCCATTCCCCTGGCGGTGTTGGTGGGGATGGGATTAGCCATGGCATTGGGCCTGCTCATTGGCACCTCTACCCTGCGGTTGAGGGAAGATTATCTGGCGATCGTCACCATTGGCGTTTCTGAACTTATTCGCCTTATTGCCAATAATGAAGAATGGTTAACCCAGGGAACTTTTGGGGTGCAAAGTTTCCCCTGGCCGATGGATTTTAACCCCACCCTATTGAGCCGGATTGTTTTTGTTCTTTGGCTAACGATTCTCGCTATCTATGCAGAAGGTATTTTGATTAAAAATCTGTTAAGACAATGGAAAGAAGGCAAAAAAATTCAAGATAAGAGTTATCAGCCCCGCAAGCCTTTAGCTTTGCTCATTTGGGGAGGTATTGCCAGCATTTTGATCTTAATCGCTTATATTCCTGGTGTTATTTCCCTATACAACTACTCTGGTAAAGCAGGCTTAATGCTGTTAGCTTTAACCCTCTTGGCCATTACCTATGCCGCCCTGGAATTTTGGGTGCATTCCCCTTGGGGGCGAATTCTCAAAGCCATCCGGGAAGATGAAGAAATTCCCCGGGCCCTGGGCAAAAATGTTTTTTGGTATAAGTTACAGGCTTTCATGGCCGGTGGGGCGATCGCCGGTTTAGCTGGGGCATTATTTGCCTGGCAATTGACCAGTATCTACCCTAATAATTTCGATACCTTATTGACTTTTAACGCTTGGATTATTGTGGTGCTAGGGGGAGCCGGCAGTAATGCAGGTACCCTGTTGGGAACAATTATTTTTTGGGCCTATGACTCCCTCACTCGTTTTTACCTACCCCAAATTGCGTTTTTAGACCAAAGTCAGACCGGGGCTTTACGGGTTATGATCATCGGTCTAATTTTAATGGTATTGATGGTATGGCGACCCCAAGGTATTTTGGGCAAAAAAGAAGAGCTAACCCTAGGACGTTGA
- a CDS encoding inositol monophosphatase family protein, which translates to METFWPEVLGFCQSATKAIATELVAQSAKIPAQRKADGSLVTAADQWSDRELRQRIAAQFPDHGVLTEETAHIFPANDWCWIVDPIDGTTNFTRGIPIWGISLGLLYRGTPVFGFLHFPLLNQSFWGYWLKNSGLTGPHGAFLNGEPIQVSDAEPSQNHLFNLCARSSALLTNPFPCKLRLIGVSSYNIALVALGAALGGTEKTPKIWDIAGAWPILLAAGGEFLCLRPEPLFPLIPGQDYGDRPYPCITASCGELMQQFKGLVLAVG; encoded by the coding sequence ATGGAGACTTTTTGGCCAGAGGTTTTGGGCTTCTGTCAGTCCGCCACAAAGGCGATCGCCACAGAGCTAGTGGCCCAATCCGCAAAAATACCTGCCCAGCGCAAAGCCGATGGTAGTTTAGTCACCGCCGCCGATCAATGGTCAGACCGGGAGTTGCGCCAACGCATTGCCGCCCAATTTCCAGACCATGGGGTGCTAACGGAGGAAACTGCCCATATTTTCCCTGCCAATGATTGGTGCTGGATTGTCGATCCCATTGATGGCACGACCAATTTCACCCGAGGTATTCCCATTTGGGGCATTTCCCTCGGTTTACTGTATCGGGGGACGCCGGTGTTTGGCTTTCTCCATTTTCCTCTGCTAAACCAATCCTTTTGGGGTTATTGGCTCAAAAATTCTGGACTAACGGGCCCCCACGGAGCTTTTCTCAACGGGGAACCCATCCAGGTAAGTGATGCGGAACCAAGCCAAAATCATCTGTTCAATCTCTGTGCCCGGAGCTCCGCCCTTTTGACCAATCCCTTTCCCTGTAAATTGAGATTAATTGGGGTTAGTAGCTACAACATTGCCCTTGTGGCCCTGGGGGCGGCCCTGGGGGGAACGGAAAAAACACCGAAAATTTGGGACATTGCCGGAGCTTGGCCTATTCTGCTGGCCGCTGGGGGGGAATTTCTCTGCCTCCGCCCCGAACCATTGTTTCCCCTAATCCCTGGACAAGATTATGGCGATCGCCCCTATCCCTGCATTACTGCTAGCTGTGGGGAGCTAATGCAACAATTTAAGGGTTTGGTTTTGGCAGTTGGGTAA
- a CDS encoding transglycosylase SLT domain-containing protein codes for MHKKSKAQLQDYLKDLTALGDASSEPMEANHGGPQGKKEEEAETNSSPRKRLSLPNLSSPSLGAEAENSDGVEQPESTYLSVPLGRSNQTNVAIAPLNSDYIAPEELDDQPRGFLGSKRWLWLGGILILLIGGTAITLPKALQMVNSWRQEAQLKAYEQEQHQDSEVLRLALLSPTERRARLEAIANQEELSLERSRARFLLAGDLLTEFEGGPAIRMLEGLEVQYPVLAPYILLMRGRGYQLSNENDQAQATWQSILDKYPDSPVVVNALENLGSLNEVYWQQAIADHPGHPRTLAILHQQLETDPNALEIQRQILQNHPTDGRTAAVISNLLANHPGELTPEDWQAVGDNFWHRRIYNQAIAPYEKAPANARNLYRLARAQQISKLDNEAKENYRQLIATYPDSEETALALRRLAELVPPPEGVQYLEQLEQQFPDQGASALAARIDLLAKFDTNQAQQARQILLQKYSNSDAAANYRWRQAQEFAKAGNYSEAWRWAKEIANQNPQSDITPKAIFWIGKWAQQLGRSADSKAAFETVLAKYPQSYYAWRSAVLLGWQVGDFNSVRFLNPPVTVPDQRPLPPAGSPTFRELYRLAQDQEAIELFNAEIRARVEEKATPELTVNEGFTEALLKLTQQEYLQGINQVLNLRNPENPEQRKQWEELRATREYWQTLFPFPYQQLIFEWSEKRQVNPFLVTALIRQESRFEKDIQSPVGATGLMQIMPATAAWIAPQIGLQQYSLTDPTDNVNMGTWYFDHTHKTYNNNSALAVASYNAGPGNVAKWLQEFNNADPDLFVERIPFAETKGYVESVFGNYWNYLRIYDPDVEKLMGQLGR; via the coding sequence ATGCACAAGAAATCAAAAGCCCAATTGCAGGATTATCTCAAAGATTTAACTGCACTGGGGGACGCTTCATCAGAGCCAATGGAGGCCAACCATGGCGGCCCCCAAGGGAAAAAGGAGGAAGAAGCAGAAACAAATTCTTCCCCAAGAAAAAGGCTGTCCTTGCCCAATTTATCTAGTCCTTCCTTGGGAGCAGAAGCGGAAAATTCAGACGGTGTGGAGCAACCGGAATCCACCTATCTATCGGTCCCATTGGGCCGAAGTAATCAGACCAATGTAGCCATCGCCCCACTAAACTCGGATTACATTGCCCCAGAGGAATTGGACGATCAACCCAGGGGCTTTTTGGGCAGTAAACGCTGGCTCTGGTTGGGAGGTATATTGATACTGTTGATAGGCGGCACCGCCATTACTTTGCCCAAAGCACTGCAAATGGTGAACAGCTGGCGACAGGAAGCCCAACTTAAGGCCTACGAGCAGGAACAACATCAGGACTCGGAGGTGTTGCGTTTGGCCTTGTTATCTCCAACGGAACGGCGGGCTAGGCTGGAGGCGATCGCCAACCAAGAGGAATTATCCCTGGAAAGAAGTCGGGCTCGGTTTTTGTTAGCAGGGGATTTATTAACGGAATTTGAAGGGGGCCCTGCCATCCGCATGCTGGAAGGATTGGAAGTGCAATATCCAGTGTTAGCGCCCTACATTTTGCTGATGCGGGGCCGGGGTTATCAACTAAGCAATGAAAATGACCAAGCCCAGGCCACCTGGCAAAGTATTTTGGATAAATACCCCGATTCCCCCGTGGTGGTTAACGCCCTGGAAAATTTGGGTAGTTTGAATGAAGTCTATTGGCAACAGGCGATCGCCGACCATCCCGGCCATCCCCGCACCCTGGCTATTCTCCACCAGCAACTGGAAACTGACCCCAATGCTTTGGAAATTCAACGGCAAATTTTGCAAAACCATCCCACCGATGGCCGCACCGCCGCAGTCATTAGCAATTTATTGGCTAATCATCCAGGGGAATTGACCCCGGAAGATTGGCAAGCCGTGGGGGATAATTTTTGGCACCGCCGCATCTACAATCAGGCGATCGCCCCCTATGAAAAGGCCCCGGCCAATGCCCGTAATCTTTATCGCCTAGCCCGGGCCCAACAGATTAGTAAGCTGGACAATGAAGCGAAGGAAAATTATCGTCAATTAATTGCCACCTATCCCGACAGCGAAGAAACAGCGTTAGCTCTGCGACGTTTAGCCGAACTGGTTCCCCCCCCCGAAGGGGTGCAATATTTGGAACAGTTGGAGCAACAATTTCCCGACCAGGGGGCCTCTGCCTTAGCGGCCCGCATAGATCTATTGGCAAAATTTGACACCAACCAAGCCCAACAGGCCCGCCAAATTCTGCTGCAAAAATACTCCAACTCCGATGCAGCGGCCAATTATCGGTGGCGCCAGGCCCAGGAGTTTGCTAAAGCGGGCAATTACAGCGAAGCTTGGCGTTGGGCCAAGGAAATTGCCAACCAAAATCCCCAAAGTGACATTACCCCCAAAGCTATTTTTTGGATCGGTAAATGGGCCCAACAACTGGGGCGATCGGCTGATTCTAAGGCCGCATTTGAAACGGTGTTGGCTAAATATCCCCAGTCCTACTATGCTTGGCGATCGGCAGTCTTACTAGGTTGGCAGGTGGGGGACTTTAACTCGGTGCGTTTCCTCAATCCCCCGGTCACCGTGCCGGATCAACGGCCTTTACCCCCGGCCGGTTCCCCCACTTTTCGAGAACTATACCGTTTAGCCCAGGATCAAGAGGCGATCGAACTGTTCAATGCGGAAATTCGGGCCCGGGTGGAAGAGAAAGCCACACCGGAGCTAACGGTCAATGAAGGTTTTACGGAAGCTTTGCTCAAACTGACCCAACAGGAGTATTTACAGGGCATTAACCAAGTCTTGAATTTGCGGAATCCTGAGAACCCGGAGCAGAGGAAACAATGGGAGGAATTGCGTGCCACCAGAGAATATTGGCAGACTCTTTTTCCCTTTCCTTACCAACAACTAATTTTTGAGTGGTCAGAAAAACGTCAGGTCAATCCCTTTTTGGTCACAGCCTTAATTCGTCAGGAATCCCGCTTTGAAAAGGATATTCAATCCCCTGTGGGGGCAACAGGGTTAATGCAGATAATGCCGGCCACAGCGGCATGGATTGCACCCCAAATTGGTCTGCAGCAATATTCCCTCACTGATCCCACCGATAACGTCAACATGGGCACTTGGTATTTTGACCACACCCATAAAACCTATAACAATAATTCTGCCTTGGCGGTGGCTAGCTATAACGCCGGGCCGGGCAATGTGGCCAAATGGCTACAGGAATTCAATAACGCTGACCCTGATCTATTTGTGGAACGCATTCCCTTTGCGGAAACCAAGGGTTATGTGGAGTCCGTATTTGGTAATTATTGGAATTATTTACGCATTTATGACCCGGATGTGGAGAAGTTGATGGGACAATTGGGTCGTTGA
- a CDS encoding HAD family hydrolase: MASTKIIVFDLDGVLIDSEEANYQAFAYGIEQLGLPKPDRQTLISLVGLKASLMLEKLGCPAEEGARIFRDFVQPFYIENLPRLAAPMPQAATVLQSLKQRGYRILACTSGDRRTQTAALKGVGLWSAIEGMHAADDSQFAKPDPRYLQELLAPYDYQTLLHVEDAEVGIRMGQACGAVSIFAEYGYGSLPADLPVDYRLTQLADILAIAT; this comes from the coding sequence ATGGCCAGCACAAAAATCATTGTTTTTGACCTAGATGGAGTGTTGATCGACTCGGAAGAAGCTAACTATCAGGCCTTTGCCTATGGCATTGAACAATTGGGTTTGCCCAAACCCGATCGCCAAACATTAATTTCCCTAGTGGGCCTTAAAGCTTCCCTGATGCTGGAAAAATTGGGCTGTCCAGCGGAAGAAGGGGCACGTATTTTTCGAGATTTTGTCCAACCTTTTTACATTGAAAATTTGCCTAGACTAGCTGCGCCTATGCCCCAGGCAGCAACTGTTTTACAAAGTTTAAAACAACGGGGTTATCGAATTCTAGCTTGTACTTCTGGCGATCGTCGTACCCAAACAGCCGCCCTAAAAGGAGTGGGCTTATGGTCAGCCATTGAAGGAATGCACGCTGCTGATGATTCCCAATTTGCAAAGCCCGATCCCCGTTACTTGCAGGAATTATTGGCTCCCTATGATTATCAAACTCTTCTGCATGTGGAAGATGCAGAGGTGGGCATTCGTATGGGCCAGGCCTGTGGTGCTGTGAGCATTTTTGCCGAGTATGGCTATGGTTCCCTCCCAGCGGATTTGCCAGTGGATTATCGGTTGACTCAATTGGCAGACATTTTGGCGATCGCCACTTAG